From the Perognathus longimembris pacificus isolate PPM17 chromosome 9, ASM2315922v1, whole genome shotgun sequence genome, one window contains:
- the Gprc6a gene encoding G-protein coupled receptor family C group 6 member A isoform X2, which yields MALLIILNTCFVIVLATSQPCQTPEDFVAVASPGHVMIGGLFAIHEKMLPSEDHPRRPQIHKCAGFEISVFLQTLAMIHSIEMINNSTLLSGVKLGYEIYDTCTEVTAAMAATLRFLSKFNCSRETVEFQCDYSSYEPRVKAVIGAGYSEITMAVSRMLNLQLMPQVSYESTVEILSDKVRFPSFLRTVPSDFYQTKAMAHLIRKSGWNWIGIITTDDDYGRLALHTFTIQAAANNVCIAFKEVFPAFLSDNTIEIRVNQTLETIIAEAKVNVIVVFLRKFHVFSLFNKAIEKNINKIWIASDNWSTATKIITIPNVKKIGKVVGFTFRRGDLSSFHSFLQTLHKYPNINNKPLHEYTMLVSACEHVQNSELSKCISNHSQENLTYKAKKAMEINCMKNDFLWHYTEPGLIHSVQLAVLALGYAIRDLCQVRDCQKPNAFQTWELLDMLKNVTFTDGRNSFHFDTNGDLNTGYDVVLWKEINGHMTIAKMAEYDLQNDVFITANQETKNEFKKLKKILSKCSKECSPGQMKKTTRSQHICCYECVSCPENHYSNQTDMDHCLLCNNETHWAPVRSATCFEKEVEFLDWDDSLAILLVALSLLGITFVLAIGIIFTRNLNTPVVKSSGGLMVCYVILFCHFLNFASTGFFIGEPQDFTCRTRQTLFGVSFTLCISCILMKSLKILLAFSFDPKLQNFLKCLYKPILIIATCTGVQVVICTLWLMFAAPAVDENVSLPKMLYSYSSHSVDSLAVSPVSLDASKGMVATNPRPGGEPAAWQKGKGLQTQAFPHICQESATIVQKTLPRKRISSI from the exons TGATTGGAGGTTTGTTCGCCATTCATGAGAAAATGTTGCCCTCAGAAGATCATCCCAGACGACCACAAATTCACAAGTGTGCTGG CTTTGAAATATCAGTCTTTCTTCAGACTCTTGCCATGATCCACAGCATTGAGATGATCAATAATTCAACTCTGTTGTCTGGAGTCAAACTGGGCTATGAAATCTATGACACATGTACAGAAGTCACAGCAGCCATGGCGGCCACCCTGAGGTTTCTTTCTAAATTCAACTGCTCTAGAGAAACAGTGGAGTTTCAGTGTGACTATTCCAGCTACGAGCCCAGGGTTAAGGCTGTCATAGGTGCTGGATACTCAGAAATAACCATGGCTGTCTCCAGGATGTTAAACTTACAGCTCATGCCACAG GTGAGTTATGAATCCACTGTGGAAATCCTAAGCGATAAAGTccgctttccttcatttttacgGACTGTCCCTAGTGATTTTTATCAAACTAAAGCAATGGCACACCTGATTCGGAAATCTGGATGGAACTGGATTGGCATCATAACCACAGATGATGACTATGGGCGATTGGCTCTCCACACTTTTACCATTCAAGCTGCAGCAAATAATGTGTGCATTGCTTTCAAAGAAGTTTTCCCAGCCTTCCTCTCAGATAATACCATCGAAATCAGAGTCAATCAGACACTTGAAACAATCATTGCAGAAGCCAAAGTTAATGTGATTGTGGTATTTCTGAGAAAATTCCATGTtttcagcctcttcaataaaGCCATTGAAAAGAATATTAATAAGATCTGGATTGCTAGTGACAACTGGTCAACTGCCACCAAGATTATCACAATTCCTAATGTCAAAAAGATTGGCAAAGTTGTGGGGTTTACCTTCAGAAGAGGGGATTTGtcctctttccattcctttcttcaAACTCTGCACAAATATCCCAATATTAATAACAAACCCCTCCATGAATACACCATGCTTGTTTCTGCTTGTGAGCATGTTCAAAACAGTGAATTAAGTAAGTGCATTTCCAACCATTCTCAGGAGAATTTGACCTACAAAGCTAAAAAGGCTATGGAAATAAACTGCATGAAAAATGACTTCCTCTGGCATTATACTGAGCCAGGACTCATTCATAGTGTTCAACTTGCAGTGCTTGCTCTTGGTTATGCCATTCGAGATCTGTGCCAAGTTCGAGACTGCCAGAAACCCAACGCCTTTCAGACATGGGAG ttgCTTGACATGTTGAAAAATGTGACCTTCACTGATGGaagaaattcatttcattttgacACTAATGGGGATTTGAACACTGGGTATGATGTGGTCCTCTGGAAGGAGATTAATGGCCACATGACTATTGCCAAGATGGCTGAATATGACCTGCAGAATGATGTCTTCATCACTgcaaaccaagaaacaaaaaatgaattcAAGAAACTTAAG AAAATTCTATCTAAATGCTCCAAAGAATGTAGTCCaggacaaatgaagaaaaccacaAGAAGTCAACACATCTGCTGCTATGAGTGTGTGAGCTGTCCTGAAAACCACTATAGCAACCAGACAG ATATGGACCACTGTCTCTTATGTAACAATGAGACACACTGGGCTCCTGTAAGGAGTGCCACATGCTTTGAAAAGGAAGTCGAATTCCTTGACTGGGATGATTCCTTGGCTATTCTGCTTGTGGCCCTGTCTCTGTTGGGAATCACATTTGTTCTGGCCATCGGAATAATATTTACAAGAAACCTGAATACACCTGTTGTGAAGTCATCTGGGGGATTAATGGTCTGCTATGTGATTCTCTTCTGCCATTTTCTCAACTTTGCTAGCACTGGGTTTTTCATTGGGGAGCCACAAGATTTCACGTGCAGAACCAGGCAGACACTATTTGGGGTCAGCTTTACTCTCTGCATCTCCTGCATTCTGATGAAGTCCCTGAAAATTTTACTAGCATTCAGCTTTGATCCCAAGTTACAGAACTTCCTGAAGTGCCTCTATAAACCGATCCTGATCATCGCCACTTGCACGGGGGTCCAGGTTGTCATTTGCACCCTCTGGCTCATGTTCGCTGCACCTGCTGTGGATGAAAACGTCTCCTTGCCCAAG ATGCTTTACAGCTACTCTTCTCACAGTGTCGACAGCCTGGCCGTGAGTCCCGTCTCCCTGGATGCCTCCAAAGGCATGGTGGCTACCAACCCCAGGCCTGGAGGCGAGCCTGCAGCCTGGCAGAAAGGCAAAGGCCTCCAGACACAAGCATTCCCACACATCTGCCAAGAAAGTGCCACCATTGTGCAAAAGACTTTGCCTAGGAAAAGAATTTCAAGTATCTGA
- the Gprc6a gene encoding G-protein coupled receptor family C group 6 member A isoform X1, translating to MALLIILNTCFVIVLATSQPCQTPEDFVAVASPGHVMIGGLFAIHEKMLPSEDHPRRPQIHKCAGFEISVFLQTLAMIHSIEMINNSTLLSGVKLGYEIYDTCTEVTAAMAATLRFLSKFNCSRETVEFQCDYSSYEPRVKAVIGAGYSEITMAVSRMLNLQLMPQVSYESTVEILSDKVRFPSFLRTVPSDFYQTKAMAHLIRKSGWNWIGIITTDDDYGRLALHTFTIQAAANNVCIAFKEVFPAFLSDNTIEIRVNQTLETIIAEAKVNVIVVFLRKFHVFSLFNKAIEKNINKIWIASDNWSTATKIITIPNVKKIGKVVGFTFRRGDLSSFHSFLQTLHKYPNINNKPLHEYTMLVSACEHVQNSELSKCISNHSQENLTYKAKKAMEINCMKNDFLWHYTEPGLIHSVQLAVLALGYAIRDLCQVRDCQKPNAFQTWELLDMLKNVTFTDGRNSFHFDTNGDLNTGYDVVLWKEINGHMTIAKMAEYDLQNDVFITANQETKNEFKKLKKILSKCSKECSPGQMKKTTRSQHICCYECVSCPENHYSNQTDMDHCLLCNNETHWAPVRSATCFEKEVEFLDWDDSLAILLVALSLLGITFVLAIGIIFTRNLNTPVVKSSGGLMVCYVILFCHFLNFASTGFFIGEPQDFTCRTRQTLFGVSFTLCISCILMKSLKILLAFSFDPKLQNFLKCLYKPILIIATCTGVQVVICTLWLMFAAPAVDENVSLPKVIILECEEGSLLALATMLGYIAILAFICFIFAFKGRKLPENYNEAKFITFGMLIYFIAWVTFIPVYATTFGKYLPAVEIIVILISNYGILCCMFFPKCYVILYKRETNTKSAFLQMLYSYSSHSVDSLAVSPVSLDASKGMVATNPRPGGEPAAWQKGKGLQTQAFPHICQESATIVQKTLPRKRISSI from the exons TGATTGGAGGTTTGTTCGCCATTCATGAGAAAATGTTGCCCTCAGAAGATCATCCCAGACGACCACAAATTCACAAGTGTGCTGG CTTTGAAATATCAGTCTTTCTTCAGACTCTTGCCATGATCCACAGCATTGAGATGATCAATAATTCAACTCTGTTGTCTGGAGTCAAACTGGGCTATGAAATCTATGACACATGTACAGAAGTCACAGCAGCCATGGCGGCCACCCTGAGGTTTCTTTCTAAATTCAACTGCTCTAGAGAAACAGTGGAGTTTCAGTGTGACTATTCCAGCTACGAGCCCAGGGTTAAGGCTGTCATAGGTGCTGGATACTCAGAAATAACCATGGCTGTCTCCAGGATGTTAAACTTACAGCTCATGCCACAG GTGAGTTATGAATCCACTGTGGAAATCCTAAGCGATAAAGTccgctttccttcatttttacgGACTGTCCCTAGTGATTTTTATCAAACTAAAGCAATGGCACACCTGATTCGGAAATCTGGATGGAACTGGATTGGCATCATAACCACAGATGATGACTATGGGCGATTGGCTCTCCACACTTTTACCATTCAAGCTGCAGCAAATAATGTGTGCATTGCTTTCAAAGAAGTTTTCCCAGCCTTCCTCTCAGATAATACCATCGAAATCAGAGTCAATCAGACACTTGAAACAATCATTGCAGAAGCCAAAGTTAATGTGATTGTGGTATTTCTGAGAAAATTCCATGTtttcagcctcttcaataaaGCCATTGAAAAGAATATTAATAAGATCTGGATTGCTAGTGACAACTGGTCAACTGCCACCAAGATTATCACAATTCCTAATGTCAAAAAGATTGGCAAAGTTGTGGGGTTTACCTTCAGAAGAGGGGATTTGtcctctttccattcctttcttcaAACTCTGCACAAATATCCCAATATTAATAACAAACCCCTCCATGAATACACCATGCTTGTTTCTGCTTGTGAGCATGTTCAAAACAGTGAATTAAGTAAGTGCATTTCCAACCATTCTCAGGAGAATTTGACCTACAAAGCTAAAAAGGCTATGGAAATAAACTGCATGAAAAATGACTTCCTCTGGCATTATACTGAGCCAGGACTCATTCATAGTGTTCAACTTGCAGTGCTTGCTCTTGGTTATGCCATTCGAGATCTGTGCCAAGTTCGAGACTGCCAGAAACCCAACGCCTTTCAGACATGGGAG ttgCTTGACATGTTGAAAAATGTGACCTTCACTGATGGaagaaattcatttcattttgacACTAATGGGGATTTGAACACTGGGTATGATGTGGTCCTCTGGAAGGAGATTAATGGCCACATGACTATTGCCAAGATGGCTGAATATGACCTGCAGAATGATGTCTTCATCACTgcaaaccaagaaacaaaaaatgaattcAAGAAACTTAAG AAAATTCTATCTAAATGCTCCAAAGAATGTAGTCCaggacaaatgaagaaaaccacaAGAAGTCAACACATCTGCTGCTATGAGTGTGTGAGCTGTCCTGAAAACCACTATAGCAACCAGACAG ATATGGACCACTGTCTCTTATGTAACAATGAGACACACTGGGCTCCTGTAAGGAGTGCCACATGCTTTGAAAAGGAAGTCGAATTCCTTGACTGGGATGATTCCTTGGCTATTCTGCTTGTGGCCCTGTCTCTGTTGGGAATCACATTTGTTCTGGCCATCGGAATAATATTTACAAGAAACCTGAATACACCTGTTGTGAAGTCATCTGGGGGATTAATGGTCTGCTATGTGATTCTCTTCTGCCATTTTCTCAACTTTGCTAGCACTGGGTTTTTCATTGGGGAGCCACAAGATTTCACGTGCAGAACCAGGCAGACACTATTTGGGGTCAGCTTTACTCTCTGCATCTCCTGCATTCTGATGAAGTCCCTGAAAATTTTACTAGCATTCAGCTTTGATCCCAAGTTACAGAACTTCCTGAAGTGCCTCTATAAACCGATCCTGATCATCGCCACTTGCACGGGGGTCCAGGTTGTCATTTGCACCCTCTGGCTCATGTTCGCTGCACCTGCTGTGGATGAAAACGTCTCCTTGCCCAAGGTGATCATCCTGGAATGTGAAGAGGGGTCCCTTCTTGCTTTGGCCACCATGCTCGGCTACATTGCCATTCTGGCTTTCATTTGCTTCATATTTGCCTTCAAAGGGCGGAAACTCCCTGAGAATTACAACGAAGCCAAGTTCATAACATTTGGCATGCTCATTTACTTCATAGCATGGGTCACGTTCATCCCAGTGTATGCTACCACATTCGGCAAGTATTTGCCTGCTGTGGAGATTATCGTGATTTTAATATCCAACTATGGGATCCTGTGTTGCATGTTCTTCCCCAAATGCTATGTCATTCTTTACAAGCGAGAGACTAACACAAAGTCTGCCTTCCTCCAGATGCTTTACAGCTACTCTTCTCACAGTGTCGACAGCCTGGCCGTGAGTCCCGTCTCCCTGGATGCCTCCAAAGGCATGGTGGCTACCAACCCCAGGCCTGGAGGCGAGCCTGCAGCCTGGCAGAAAGGCAAAGGCCTCCAGACACAAGCATTCCCACACATCTGCCAAGAAAGTGCCACCATTGTGCAAAAGACTTTGCCTAGGAAAAGAATTTCAAGTATCTGA